In a genomic window of Pseudomonadota bacterium:
- a CDS encoding energy transducer TonB, whose product METTWETNIIGDRYERKGNTNWLLRGLIGISLGIHIIAALHVSGLYKSSMISFIELTMEDISKSVSREIPRPRHKPKPVSVPKEIQKLKIQTRIMPSFKPIKIDNINNNYSSKMTEQISASGILKGSALDLAALDPGVSDGLKDVITKKDYFDLVQLRIESKKEYPRIAKMNRIEGRSTVEFVVGLDGSISGLSIVGTSRDRTLDNAVIEAVKKASPFPRPPLRLFRGPIPIEITVVFEIT is encoded by the coding sequence ATGGAAACTACATGGGAAACAAATATTATTGGTGACCGTTACGAAAGAAAAGGAAATACAAACTGGCTGCTAAGAGGACTGATTGGAATTTCTCTTGGAATCCATATAATAGCGGCTTTACATGTTTCAGGGCTATATAAGTCAAGCATGATATCATTTATAGAGTTAACTATGGAAGATATTTCAAAGTCTGTTTCAAGAGAGATTCCAAGACCCCGTCACAAACCGAAACCTGTTTCCGTCCCGAAAGAAATTCAAAAGCTCAAAATACAAACAAGGATTATGCCCAGCTTCAAACCTATCAAAATAGACAACATAAATAATAACTATTCAAGCAAAATGACCGAACAGATCAGTGCTTCCGGAATTTTAAAAGGCTCTGCTTTGGATCTTGCCGCCCTTGATCCGGGAGTATCAGACGGATTAAAGGATGTAATAACGAAAAAAGATTATTTTGATCTTGTTCAGCTCAGGATAGAAAGTAAAAAAGAATATCCTAGAATTGCAAAGATGAATCGGATAGAGGGCCGGTCAACAGTGGAATTTGTTGTCGGACTTGACGGCAGTATATCCGGACTATCGATTGTAGGAACATCAAGAGACAGAACTTTAGACAATGCCGTTATTGAAGCCGTAAAAAAAGCATCACCTTTTCCAAGACCTCCTTTAAGACTTTTCAGAGGACCCATTCCGATTGAAATTACAGTAGTGTTTGAAATAACATAA
- a CDS encoding biopolymer transporter ExbD, translated as MIKSRKKRAIYEVQMPLTSLIDIIFMLLIYFLLTTNFMVDEGIKIKLPQAKASKPQVEESITIFVDKDGRTYLNEQEVAIGELFKKVKEMVGNDKDKLVVVRSDRGVILNKVVKVMDVAKAAGAGRLCLATEKDL; from the coding sequence ATGATTAAAAGCCGTAAAAAGAGGGCAATTTATGAAGTGCAGATGCCGCTTACCTCGCTTATTGATATTATTTTCATGCTGCTTATTTATTTTCTTTTAACCACAAATTTCATGGTGGATGAAGGAATAAAGATCAAGCTTCCCCAGGCAAAAGCATCAAAGCCCCAGGTGGAGGAATCCATCACAATATTTGTTGATAAAGACGGCAGAACATATCTTAACGAACAGGAAGTCGCGATAGGCGAACTTTTCAAGAAGGTTAAGGAAATGGTCGGAAACGATAAGGATAAACTGGTAGTGGTCAGATCCGACAGGGGAGTAATACTTAACAAGGTGGTCAAGGTCATGGATGTTGCCAAAGCTGCCGGAGCCGGCAGGCTTTGCCTTGCTACGGAAAAGGATTTGTAA
- a CDS encoding 2-hydroxyacyl-CoA dehydratase family protein: MKEFKVNDTIQEVRTNLALELEMAKDEGRKVIGSMCSYFPKELVWAADAISVGLCGTTEEPIAAAEEVLPADLCPMVKATYGRAVSNTCPIFPLTDCIVGETTCDGRKKMYELLAWEKPMHIMELPQMSEENEALVHWIAEVKKLKVFIEKQLGVKITDEKLKQAIKDVNEERRLLVEIHKCRKSHPVPVMGVDLVGLTTKFAYTVDRKPYREKLGNLLEGLKTKIHNNEYACSADRPRILWTGLGNSLGCDKVLKLVEECGGVVVCQEGCGGITRMEDMVDENKDPIEAIAQRYLRVTCSCMTPNNTRFKDIDRLITEYNIQGVIDLTWQFCHTFNIESYRVKEVVKGKHGLPFLHIVTDFSQSDIGQLRVRIEGFLEQISMGNQHVSH; encoded by the coding sequence ATGAAGGAATTCAAGGTTAATGATACTATTCAGGAAGTAAGAACAAATCTGGCCTTAGAGCTTGAAATGGCGAAAGATGAGGGAAGAAAAGTTATAGGTTCAATGTGTTCTTATTTTCCAAAGGAACTTGTATGGGCAGCCGATGCCATATCGGTTGGACTTTGCGGAACTACTGAAGAGCCGATTGCAGCAGCAGAAGAAGTGCTGCCTGCTGACTTATGCCCTATGGTTAAAGCAACTTACGGTCGTGCTGTTTCAAACACCTGTCCAATATTTCCGCTTACCGATTGTATTGTGGGTGAAACAACATGCGATGGCAGAAAAAAAATGTATGAACTGCTTGCATGGGAAAAGCCCATGCACATTATGGAACTCCCTCAGATGTCTGAAGAAAATGAAGCTCTTGTCCACTGGATAGCGGAGGTTAAAAAGCTTAAAGTATTTATTGAAAAGCAACTTGGGGTAAAAATAACAGACGAAAAATTGAAACAGGCCATCAAAGATGTAAATGAAGAACGCAGGCTTTTAGTTGAAATTCATAAATGCCGTAAGTCACATCCAGTGCCGGTTATGGGTGTTGACCTTGTTGGATTAACCACCAAATTCGCCTATACGGTTGATCGCAAACCTTATAGAGAAAAACTTGGTAATCTTCTCGAAGGGCTAAAAACAAAAATACATAATAATGAATATGCCTGTTCTGCGGATAGGCCAAGAATCCTCTGGACTGGTTTGGGAAACAGCCTGGGATGCGATAAGGTGCTTAAACTGGTGGAGGAATGCGGAGGGGTTGTCGTCTGTCAGGAAGGTTGTGGCGGAATTACACGCATGGAAGATATGGTTGATGAAAACAAAGATCCTATTGAAGCGATTGCCCAAAGATATCTAAGAGTAACTTGTTCCTGTATGACGCCGAATAATACAAGGTTTAAAGATATCGACAGGCTTATAACGGAATATAATATACAAGGTGTTATAGATCTTACATGGCAGTTTTGCCATACTTTTAATATCGAATCTTACAGGGTAAAAGAAGTTGTTAAAGGAAAACACGGCCTTCCTTTTCTGCATATTGTAACGGATTTTTCGCAGTCCGATATCGGACAGCTCAGAGTACGCATTGAAGGTTTTCTGGAGCAGATTTCAATGGGAAATCAGCATGTGTCTCATTGA
- a CDS encoding MotA/TolQ/ExbB proton channel family protein, with product MLEFFSKGGICMWPILLCSVISLAIFIERLIRIGKMRKRGQGLEYKVAEKLKNRDDQDAFAIAGQSNSPIGRVLVKALEVKDQDRETIETVIVHATDEEVQGLSRYLQALATMGNIVPMMGLLGTVMGMIKAFMVIQEMGGKVNSSVLAGGIWEAMLTTAFGLAVALPIVVAHSYLLSMVNGYESRIQQGSVLFLKTISSLRNKA from the coding sequence ATGCTCGAATTCTTTTCGAAGGGCGGTATATGCATGTGGCCGATTCTTCTGTGTTCGGTTATATCATTGGCTATTTTTATAGAACGTCTTATACGGATTGGCAAGATGCGTAAGCGCGGACAGGGGCTTGAGTATAAGGTGGCTGAGAAACTGAAAAACAGGGATGATCAAGATGCTTTTGCAATTGCAGGTCAGAGCAATTCACCTATTGGACGGGTGTTGGTAAAAGCCCTGGAAGTAAAAGACCAGGACAGGGAAACCATTGAGACCGTTATTGTCCATGCGACCGACGAAGAGGTTCAGGGTCTTTCGCGATATCTTCAGGCTCTTGCGACAATGGGAAACATAGTACCTATGATGGGGCTTTTAGGTACGGTTATGGGTATGATCAAGGCATTTATGGTTATCCAGGAAATGGGAGGCAAGGTCAATTCTTCAGTTCTTGCAGGAGGTATCTGGGAGGCTATGCTGACAACAGCATTCGGTCTTGCGGTAGCTCTTCCCATTGTTGTTGCTCACAGCTATCTGCTGTCAATGGTAAACGGCTATGAGTCCAGAATTCAGCAGGGAAGTGTTTTGTTTTTAAAAACCATATCATCTCTTAGAAACAAAGCTTAA